The following is a genomic window from Sporosarcina jeotgali.
CTTCAAATAAGAGCGAAACGAGGAAGACCAGTTCAAACGATGCGTATCCACTGAAACCATCTGGCAAAAGTTCTTGGATATCCAATGTTCAACTGATAACCGGATCATCTTCAATTAGTGTACCTGCACCATCGATTTCTTCAGGAATAAGTGGAGTAGGTGCAGTCATCTCAGATGATTGGTTGATGAAAGCGGAGATTACTCGCCAGAAATGGTATTTAGAAGACATTATAGGAACTCTTCAATGGAGCCATGCACCACCAGGACAACCACCCCAATCCACTCCTTTTTTATACGTGATTTAAAAAACGATAAAAAAGGAGAGAGATTAATATGAAAACGAATTGGATGAAATACGTTGGAATGACGGCTTTGGCTGGTGCTGTAATCGTATCAATGCCTGCTGCTGGTTTTGCGGATGAAGGAGAACAACATACAGGTCAACAGAAAGAGGAAAAGTCATTACTCAATATTCAATTGGAGGATTTTCCGATTGTGGGTGACGTGTCTGTTGAGTTGCCAAATCAAACCGGGACAGAAGAAAACTCATTGGCGAAGGTCCAAGTAAATGATGGGATTTTGGACAATGTGCAAGTTGATGTTGCTCCTGTTACGAAAACGCAAAACGAAGAAACGAGTTCGGAAAAGCGTACTGTTGCCACTGTAAAAGTGGACACCGCGCTAACGGATTCGGTGCAAGCAGATGTTGCAGCGAAGAAAAACAGCCAGGATAAAACGAGCAGTGAGTCAAGTACTGCACTCGTAACTGTTGAAGCGGAAGAGTTACCTGCAGTTGGCGAAACGACTGCTAATATTGTCTCAAAAGACGTCAGTCAAAAAGACGGCGTAACGACAGTTGACAACGGGGCGGTCCAAGCGGATCTCAAAGAATCTGAACTACTTGGAGATACACATGTCGGGGTTATTGAAAACCAAGCAGAAACAGATGAAGATGGATCTGCTCAACTGGATCAATCGTTAGTAGAAGTAACTGTCGATGACGCTCCAATTCTAGAAGACACGCATGTGGGTGTGGTAGATAACCACGTGAAGGAAACGAAAGACGGTTCATTCAATAAAGACGGAGGCGCAGTGGACGCAACTGTCGGAGAAGCACTCGGAGGTGTGTTGGAAAATACGCATGTCGGAGTATTGGATGAACATGTTGCGGTGACTGAAGACGGTTCGTTCAATAAAGACGGAGGCGCAGTGGACGCAACTGTGGGAGAAGCGCTCGGCGGCGTGTTGGAAAATACGCATGTCGGAGTATTGGACGAGCACGTAGCGGTGACTGAAGACGGTTCGTTCAATAAAGACGGAGGCGCAGTGGACGCAACTGTCGGAGAAGCGCTCGGCGGTGTGCTGGAAAATACGCATGTCGGAGTATTGGATGAGCACGTAGCGATGACTGAAGACGGTTCGTTCAATAAAGACGGAGGCGCAGTGGACGCAACTGTCGGAGAAGCGCTCGGCGGTGTGCTGGAAAATACGTATGTCGGAGTATTGGATGAGCACGTAGCGGTGACTGAAGACGGTTCGTTCAAAAAAGACGGAGGGCTAATCGACGGTGTCGTCACTGATCTATTAGGACTTGGCGGACTTCACCTTGGTGTACTCGATGAGCATATTCGTCACACAGAAGAAGAAACGAGTCGTTCAAACGGTCTGCTGCAGTTAACCCTATTAGACAAATTACTTGGAAATACGGCTGTCAATCTGCTTGCGAATAAAGAGCGAACGACAGAAGATGGCACTTATCAAAAACAAGGTATCGGAATGATTACAATCGATTTGCCTTTGCTTGGAGCTATCGATCTTGACTTGCTAACACGTGAATCTTTCGTTACTGCTGCGGCCGAATTACCTGGAGAAGATACGGAAGAACCAACTCCTGAACCGGGTGATGGAGATTCAGGCACTACGCCTGATGAGGATACAATTATTCCAATCATTCCCATAGTTCCCGCTGAACCGAACAATCCCGATGGCGGAAATGGAAACCCCGATGAAGGAACAGATGAAGCCGATGACAGCACAACGACTCCTGAAGGTGAAACCACTGAACCTGAAGAAGGAGGCGGAGAAGCTGAAGATGGTACTGCAACTCCTGACGGTGGAAGCGAAAACACACCGAATATGCCTGAAGGCACGCAAGATGGAGATGATTCGATGCTGGATTCGGATGACGGGAAAAAAAATACGGAAGATGATGGTGTGACTTCAATTCCTGGAAACTCATCTGATACTAGCATGAACGATGGAATGTATAACGGAATGGATTCAAAAGATGACACGGGAATGTCCGAGAATCCTACAATTGCTCAATCCGGGTTCGGATTCAATGGGGTTGGAGACTCTTCTAATTCCATGATGTCGAAACTGCCGCAAACAGGCGGTCTGCTCGATGGATTCAGCATGTTGTTGATTGGTGTTCTCACATTGCTGTCTGGAGCATTTATACGCAAATGGTCCATCCAATAAAATTACTTGCTGGATTCCTGATCAGAATCTAGTAATCATTGCAGAGTTTTGATGCATAGACTGACAAGGCGCCATCCAATCCGGACGCGGAATGGATGGCGCTTTAGTGTGCCAAATGACATATATAGCTATTAATATTGTAGGCGGAAAATAGGAAATAACTGAAAATAATAGAACGTATGGAAATGAAATGGTACACTGAATTTACCAAATAATATATCGAGGAGAAATGAAATGAAACGTATTTCAACAATGATTACGGCGCTTGCACTTACACTTGTTCTAGCAGGTCAACCAGCAGCTGCAGCCGCAAGTTTCCCGGATGTTCCAAAATCCAACAGATTTCACGATGAAATAAACTATCTAGTGGGTCAACAAATTATTAGTGGCTATTCAAATGGTAATTTCCAGCCTAAGCGCAATGTAACACGCGGAGAAGCTGCAATTATGATTGGACGTACGTTAAAGCTGGATGGAACAAAGCGCAATACGAAATTTAAAGACGTACCGAAAAGTAATGGGGCAAGCGGTTATATCGCTGCAGCAACGGAAAAAGGGATTATCGGAGGATATCCGGATGGAACATTCCAACCAAACAAGCCAATCTCCCGTGGAGATATGGCGATCATTCTATCGCGCGGATTTGATTTGCAACTTGGAGGTAAAAGAGATTTCAAGGATGTTGGATATAATATGAAAGCATCGGAAGCGATCAATCACATGGCCGGAAATTACATTACAACAGGTTATCCTGATAGTACCTTCCGCCCGAATGGTCTGGTAACACGTGAACAATTCGCTGCTTTTGTAGCGCGCGGACTAAGTCCGGAATTCAAACAGCGTACGCAAAAGAAAGATGGTTATGCATACGATCTAACTAAAAAATATGTATACGGGCAATCTGATGGAGATCTTGAAGTAACTTATAAAAAAGTGTCTACAAAGTTTGCTGAAACTTCGTTTACAGGCTTCCTTTGGGAATTTAAAAATACGGGCACGGGGAAAATAACCTATTTAGCTCAAGACGAATCTGATGAAGGGTTATTGCTGGCTTATCCTTTCTCAAATGGTATATGGGAACTAATGTATCCTGTAAAAGTGAACTCGAAATGGCAGCCTGAGTTAGATATGCAGGAACGGAAGACAATCACAGGGATTAGCAAGTCAGTAAAAACACCTTATAAAACGTTTACGAATGCAGTCGAAGTAACAGATAATGATGGAATGAAACATTACTTTGTAAAAGGAATCGGTGAAGTCAAAGTAATCGCAAAATCAGGAAAGACAATTACAGAATTGAAGTCGATTCAATAAACGTTTTATTCATTTGTCCAATATAGGGAGGAATGAGAATGAAAAGACTTACAACATTTTTAGCAGCAGGAACCCTGTCACTTGTCTTAGCAGTCCAGCCGGCTGCAGCTGCAGCACAAAGGGTTTGCTTGGAAAGGAACAAATCTGAAAACAGGTGAAGTGGATTATTCATTGCAGGAGGAAACATCGGATGAATTGATAACAGGCTATCCTTTTTCAGAATACTATACTGACTTGAAGTTTCCACTTAAGGCAGGCGTTCCTTGGTTTAACGGTACGGGTGAAGGGACAGCTAAAATTACAAATTTATCTAAGACTGTGAAAACGCCTTACAAGACATTCACGAATGCGGTGGAAACGACTTCTGAGACGGGTTACAAGGTCTACTATGTAAAAGGTGTAGGCAGCGTTATGACAATCGACCAGGCAGGAAAAGTAGTACGCGAATTGAAATCTATGAAGTAAAGAAAAGCGTCAGCCTGGAGCTGGCGCTTTTTCCATATTAAAAAGTAGAGTTTTGGTATACTAGTTTTATTCATAATAAAGAGGAGTGAGTCCATGAAACGTCTATTTCCAATCGTCACAATTCTACTAGTATCAATTTTGCTAGCAGCACAACCTGCCGCGGCCGCTGTCAGTTTCCCGGACGTTCCGAAATCGAACCGGTTTCATGCTGAAATTCAATATCTTGTATCCAAATCTATCATCTCGGGGTATCCAGATGGCACGTTTGCTCCGAAGAAAGAAGTTACACGTGCAGAAGCAGCGATCTTTATCGGCCGCCTGTTAAATTTAGATGGAACAAAACGTGCAACTCAGTTCAAAGACGTAGGTAAGAATTTATCTGCAAGTGGATACATTGCCTCTGCTGCAAAAGAAAGCATAATTAACGGATATCCGGATGGTTCCTTTAAGCCGGATGCGCTTATTTCACGTGGAGATATGGCGGCAATCGTAGATCGTACATTCGACTTGCAATTCACGTCACAGTTTTTGTTTAGCGATGTCGGTCAGAATATGCGCGCAGCCATTGCCATCCGAAAGATTTCAGCAGCTTCGATTACTGCGGGATACCCGGATGGAACATTCAAGCCAACGGGGAACGTATCACGGGAACAATTTTCCGCTTTCTTAGCGCGAGGCCTTTCTGCAGAATTCAAGCAGCGTTCCGCAATTGCTGACACGTTTGCTCATGACAAAACGAAGCAGTACACATATGGAGGAGCCGCAGGTGACCGACTTCTAACTTATGTGAACAGTACGCTTCAAATCTCTGGCAGTAAGCTGGGGTTCGTTTGGCAGGAAAAGGACGTGAAAACAGGAGAGAGCCAGTACTTCATTGAGGATGAAAGTTATCAAGGCTTTGCAACTGGGCTTCTTCAATCCGACTACTATACCGAATTGCTTTATCCAATTGAAACGGGCAAGTCATGGAGCTACTATCAGGAAAAGAGTACGTACACAGCTGTGCATAAGACAGTGGCAACACCTTACAAAACATTCGCGAATGCAGTGGAAGTGACCACGTCAACTGGGTACAAAAACTATTATGTAAAAGGCGTTGGCCTTGTTAAAGTGATTGATAAAAACGGGGA
Proteins encoded in this region:
- a CDS encoding S-layer homology domain-containing protein gives rise to the protein MKRLFPIVTILLVSILLAAQPAAAAVSFPDVPKSNRFHAEIQYLVSKSIISGYPDGTFAPKKEVTRAEAAIFIGRLLNLDGTKRATQFKDVGKNLSASGYIASAAKESIINGYPDGSFKPDALISRGDMAAIVDRTFDLQFTSQFLFSDVGQNMRAAIAIRKISAASITAGYPDGTFKPTGNVSREQFSAFLARGLSAEFKQRSAIADTFAHDKTKQYTYGGAAGDRLLTYVNSTLQISGSKLGFVWQEKDVKTGESQYFIEDESYQGFATGLLQSDYYTELLYPIETGKSWSYYQEKSTYTAVHKTVATPYKTFANAVEVTTSTGYKNYYVKGVGLVKVIDKNGDTVSVLKGIK
- a CDS encoding S-layer homology domain-containing protein, encoding MKRISTMITALALTLVLAGQPAAAAASFPDVPKSNRFHDEINYLVGQQIISGYSNGNFQPKRNVTRGEAAIMIGRTLKLDGTKRNTKFKDVPKSNGASGYIAAATEKGIIGGYPDGTFQPNKPISRGDMAIILSRGFDLQLGGKRDFKDVGYNMKASEAINHMAGNYITTGYPDSTFRPNGLVTREQFAAFVARGLSPEFKQRTQKKDGYAYDLTKKYVYGQSDGDLEVTYKKVSTKFAETSFTGFLWEFKNTGTGKITYLAQDESDEGLLLAYPFSNGIWELMYPVKVNSKWQPELDMQERKTITGISKSVKTPYKTFTNAVEVTDNDGMKHYFVKGIGEVKVIAKSGKTITELKSIQ